Within Gemmatimonadaceae bacterium, the genomic segment CCGCAACATGAGCTACCTCGACGCCAGCCGCGTCGAGTTCGACTTCGAGTTTCCGTTAGGCGAGATCATCCTCGATTTCTACGACAAGCTCAAGACGGTGAGCCGCGGCTACGCCGGCCTCGACTACGAGATGCTCGAGTACCGCACGAGCGACCTGATCAAGCTCGACATGCTCATCAACGGCGACCCGGTCGACGCCTTCTCGGTGATCATCCACCGCGACAAAGCGTACGAATGGGGACGCAAGGTGGCCGACAAACTGAAGGAGCTCATCCCGCGACAGCTGTTCGAGGTCGTCATCCAGGCCGC encodes:
- a CDS encoding elongation factor 4 (back-translocating Elongation Factor EF4; binds to the ribosome on the universally-conserved alpha-sarcin loop) is translated as RNMSYLDASRVEFDFEFPLGEIILDFYDKLKTVSRGYAGLDYEMLEYRTSDLIKLDMLINGDPVDAFSVIIHRDKAYEWGRKVADKLKELIPRQLFEVVIQAAIGSKVIARTTVKPLRKNVLAKCYGGDVTRKRKLLEKQKEGKKRMKQVGSVEIPQEAFLAVLQVE